A window of the Tenebrio molitor chromosome 1, icTenMoli1.1, whole genome shotgun sequence genome harbors these coding sequences:
- the LOC138126146 gene encoding insulin-like growth factor-binding protein complex acid labile subunit: MSCVLNLVIFAILWHKVWLIPVVNLTSTEGKTKNVSDHIVEMGRGIQEIPLGNTETKILNLGYNQIISLPEFVFHNKSYKSLTKIELHQNRICSIHLTAFRGLRQLASVILSDNNITSLDPYIFKHNPRLEKIDFSRNKISFNRLRVFLVSQTLESLIVSQNRIEQIYELTFIGVPNLKNLILDGNILSIIAPNSFKSLNKLQYLSLTNTGVYRLSESMFNNNLPRIIDLQETPLAKRFDPPLKKITNNAVRNLINMDQYIFLGDTTV, encoded by the exons ATGAGTTGTGTGttaaatttagtgatttttgcGATACTGTGGCACAA agTTTGGTTAATCCCCGTTGTTAATCTAACGTCTACGGagggaaaaacaaaaaatgtatcagATCACATTGTGGAAATGGGTAGAGGTATCCAGGAAATTCCTCTAGGAAACACGGAGACGAAAATCTTAAATTTAGGATATAATCAAATCATATCGCTTCCAGAATTCGTCTTTCACAACAAGAGTTATAAATCTCTGACGAAAATCGAATTACATCAGAACAGGATCTGTAGTATTCACCTGACAGCATTTCGAGGGCTCAGACAGTTAGCAAGTGTCATCTTGTCAGACAACAACATTACATCCCTGGATCCTTATATTTTCAAACATAATCCCAGACTGGAAAAGATAGACTTTTCAAGGAACAAGATTAGCTTCAATCGATTACGAGTATTCTTAGTGTCACAAACATTAGAATCACTGATTGTCTCCCAGAATAGAATCGAACAAATCTACGAATTAACTTTTATAGGAGTACCTAACTTGAAGAATCTGATTTTAGATGGAAACATATTGTCCATAATAGCTCCAAATAGCTTTAAGTCTCTAAACAAATTGCAGTATTTGTCTTTGACAAACACAGGTGTTTATCGTTTAAGTGAGTcaatgtttaataataatctgCCAAGAATCATTGATTTACAAGAGACTCCTCTCGCCAAGAGATTCGATCCTCcactgaagaaaatcacaaacaacgctgttagaaatttaattaatatggatcaatatatttttctcgGTGATACAACAGTTTAA